The DNA sequence ATTAACGCGGGCGATCTTCAAAATCTCTTCATCCATATCCGTACCGATGATCTCCAGCTTTTGATCATAGCGCGCCAGATCGTGAGTCTCCGCGCGAGCCTCTCTCCAAGCGGACTTCGGGATGGTAGTCCAGCTCTCCGATACAAACTCCCGGTTCATACCTGGTGCGATATTCTGCCCGATCAATGCTGCTTCGATCGGAATGGTACCAGAGCCGCAAAACGGGTCCATGAAAACGCGATCCGGCTTCCAACGGGACAGCATGATCATTGCCGCAGCCATCGTCTCCTTGAGTGGCGCGGTACCGATCAGCTCGCGGTAGCCCCGTTTATGTAATCCCGGCCCGGATGTATCGATGGTCAGTGTCGCCACATCCTTCAGTAACGCTACCTCGATCTTGTACAACGGTCCCTGCTCATCGAACCAATCCCGCTTGTACGTCTTTTTCAGACTTTCCACGACAGCCTTTTTCACGATTGCCTGACAGTCAGGCACACTGAACAACGTAGACTTCACGGACTTGCCTTCTACCGGAAACGTAGCGTCCTCTGTGATCCAGTCCGCCCATGGCAAAGCCTTGGTCTTCTCAAATAGCTCGTCAAACGTAGTCGCTTGGAACTCCCCAATCTTTAGACGCACCCGGTCGGCAGTTCGTAACCATAAATTTGTTCGCGCAATCGCAGAAATATCCGCGGTAAATGTCACCTTGCCATTTTCCACCTGTACATCCGTGTAGCCGAGTGCTTTTACCTCTTCCGCTACCACGGATTCCAATCCAAATGTCGCCGTAGCGATTAATTCTACTTTTTGCATCCTACTTTTCTCCTGTCCGTACATATGGCTTCGGGCTACACCCTTATACTATATTACCCGATTTGAGTATAGCGTTGGTAATCTTGTCCTAAAATCAAAAAAACGCCCTTTTG is a window from the Brevibacillus choshinensis genome containing:
- a CDS encoding THUMP domain-containing class I SAM-dependent RNA methyltransferase, whose product is MQKVELIATATFGLESVVAEEVKALGYTDVQVENGKVTFTADISAIARTNLWLRTADRVRLKIGEFQATTFDELFEKTKALPWADWITEDATFPVEGKSVKSTLFSVPDCQAIVKKAVVESLKKTYKRDWFDEQGPLYKIEVALLKDVATLTIDTSGPGLHKRGYRELIGTAPLKETMAAAMIMLSRWKPDRVFMDPFCGSGTIPIEAALIGQNIAPGMNREFVSESWTTIPKSAWREARAETHDLARYDQKLEIIGTDMDEEILKIARVNAAEAGVDDLIHFQRMDMRDIRTKKKYGYLICNPPYGERLGEWKQVSKMYGEMGKTFAALDTWSFYVITSDELFEEHFGRKASKKRKLYNGNMKVDYYQFFGPKPPRPSMVPPAE